The genomic window tgtagGTCTTGGTGCCACCTTGAACGTTGCAAAACCGAAGAAAGGCTCGTCAGTAGCCATTTTTGGACTAGGAGCTGTAGGCCTTGCAGTAAGTTTCTTTTCCAATACAAGATTAGCGAGCAATTTTCCTATTCAGAATGTGGATGCTGATGCAAAACTTGTTCGTGTTGTTTCTATATCACAGGCTGCTGAAGGGGCTCGAATTGCTGGTGCTTCAAGAATCATTGGTGTCGATTTGAATTCCAATAGGTTCAATGAAGGTGAGAGGAGCATTTACTGAGATCAAATTGCAATGCAGCCACTGCTGAGTGCTcctctaaaattatatattgactgATATATATTTAGCACAGTCAAATAGCCTATAACATGAAACTGATAAAATTAAGTAGCTTGAGTGTTGATTCTTGGTAATGATGTTGCCCATTGAGTCACGTTCTTTCTGTTGTATTTGTAGCTGCTTTCTGATGCTCATTCTTGTTCTTCGTCAACAGCCAAGAAATTCGGTGTCACGGAGTTCGTAAACCCAAAAGATTATAAGAAGCCTGTTCAAGAGGTTAGTGAGATAGTGGATAATGTTTTGAGAAACAAGCGTGTGTGGATCTCTCAAGTCTGTTCTAAATTTGATTCCATGTCTTTAGGTGATAGCTGAGATGACCAACGGAGGAGTTGATCGAAGTGTCGAGTGCACTGGAAGTATCAATGCCATGATTTCTGCCTTTGAATGTGTCCATGATGTAATTTTCGATGAATTCTTTTCAGTCATTGAATTGAAAGTCAAAAAGAGAATCACCGAGTTAATATGCTTAATTAACATTCTTGACGTTTTGCTTGCTTTGCAGGGATGGGGTGTTGCTGTACTTGTTGGTGTGCCCAACAAAGATGATTCTTTCAAAACCCATCCAATGAGTTTCCTGAATGAGAAGACTCTCAAGGGTACCTTCTTTGGCAACTACAAACCGCGCTCCGACCTTCCTTCAGTGGTTGAAATGTACATGAACAAGGTATATCTGAGTTCCCATTAATATCACTCGGTATGCAGTATACGAATATATTTCTGTATATGTAGTCCAATTATGGTCCCTGTGAAATTTCTTCGTGGAAACTTGAAGGTAAAATTAATTGGTCAAAACAACAAACTAAAATGATCGAAATTGATTACTGGGAATGAAACTTCTTAGCCTTCTTTGCTAGCGCAATGCAAATAGCACTCTGGGGATAGCTCTGGCTGCTACTAGCTAAATGTACCAGTGGTTTTGTAAATGTGAGAGCTGGTTCcaccacactaccaaacacagGCTCAACACCATTGCTTGGATCTTCAAACTCTTGTGTGAAGAAACAAAACAGTAGCTATTCCTTTATTCAGTTTTGATGCATTCAATTGTTAAACTTACTAGTTGTAATGTCACAGGAGCTTGAGCTGGAGAAATTCATCACCCATGAGGTCCCTTTCTCAGAAATCAACAAGGCTTTTGACTACATGCTTAGTGGAGCAAGTCTCAGGTGTATCATCCGCATGGAAGCGTAAAAGAAGACTGGTTTGTCCGTCTGAATGTGAGaaggaaacaataaaatcatgtttggGATTGTTAAATGTTGAACAAAGTTGGTGatgttttagtttctttcaGTAAATTTCTTGTATTGTAAATGGCACATTAGCTTCCCAGTTCAGGCATGtacagataaataaaaaattcaagtgttTTTCTGACTTCAGCTTCTTCAGTTTATCTCCTTCAGCTTGTGTCTTTCTAATTCTATGTCTCTGCATATATGAGAAGTAATGTCCCAACAAGTAACATTAATCACATGTCTTTGACTGTATTTCCATTTACCCACGTAGTTTTTGCTGTCTTCCGATCTCATAGATGTCTTTGTATGCGAGTAGAAGGGTCTGTGTTACCTGTcttgtgttttttccttttccgtACAGAAAAATTCAGCAGTAAAATTTCCATTTTGTTCGTTTTCTGTTAAAGCAATCTTTCTAGTTTGGTTTCTTGTCAATTTAGTTGGCAATCTTGGGGTAGTAAATCGATGTCACTATGTTTTGTTGACCAAGCATGTCTCAAGAAGCagaattagttttttgttgttgttattttagtGGCTAtaaccagtttttttttgttatgtaacAGTATAACCTGAAATGCAAGGagattttcttgcaattcagttttatttctattgtataaataaatgctttgatattcaataaaattatcatcttcTGCATCTTAAGAATTAAAAGACTTGCTTTCTCTTGTATATAACCAATATGGTATCATAGCTGATTATTTTATGGACATGTGAGATTAAAAAAGCCAAAACACAATCTCTAAACACTTATCACCTAACACTACACATCCAATAtgaatttagaaatgtcattcaCTGCAATTGCACCTCTAGTTTTTGATGAGATAAATTATCAGGTCTGGGTTGTTAAAATGAAAGTCTATCTTGATGCTAATAATATATAGAAAGCTATTGAACAAGTATATGAAGTTCTAACCTTGCCCGACAATCCAAGTAttgcacaaataaaaaatcacaaagagaagaagcaaagaaaatcaaaagcaagAGCAACTTTGTTTGGAGCAGTCTCACCCaccatttttaacataataattaCTCTAAAACAACCAAGGAAATTTGGGATTTTTTAAAGGAAGAATACGAAGGAAATGAGAGGATCAAAGGGATGCAAGTGTTGAATTTGATCCGAGAATTTGAGatgcaaaagatgaaaaaataaaaaacaattaaggaaTATTCTAATAGACTTCTTGGCATTATCAATAATGTAAGAATCCTTGGTACTGATTCTTCTGATTTTAGAATTGTTCAAAAGATCCTAGTAATAATTTTTGAGAAGTTTGAGACAACAATCTTCATAAAAGGACAAAACTTATGggttataaatatatcatgagaCCTTCAAAacaaaggttcacaatcttcattctctattgcatatatattttcatagcatttctctctagaatattcttgtattttctctctctaaaaagatatttatttaagtatcaGAGAGTCCCCATCTCCACCAAATAGGACCTTTTGCAGGTACTAGTCATAAGTCACCTTGACCTACCAAGCATCCGGTATAGCTATTAACCTCCTTGTCTAGGGAGAATTGATGAGATTGTTAGACCAGTTGATTAACCAATTATCCATCCTGAGAGCCTTATTCCTAGGCTACTTGAATTTTTAGAACTTCATCATATATACTTAGTAGATTTGGCCTTGATATATCTAAGGTGAAAGGATATTGCTTGTGATGTGTTAATCTCAAGTCATATAAGTTTATTATTTGAGGGATGTGACATTTAAAGAGTCTATTATGCTTCGCAAGAAAAAGAAGTCCACTAGTGTTGATTTTGAGATGGATCAAGGTACTAACAAACATGTGGAGCTTGAGGTTAAAGCTTCAGAGACAATGCAAAAATATGTTCGAATTGAACTAGTTGATGAAGTGGTGCATGatattgttgatgaaaatgCACTTGAAGAACAACATTGTAATATTGCTATAAGAAGGCAAATAAGATAGATAAAAGCACTAGTTAAGTATGATTATACTAATCTAGTTGATTTTTCCTTGAATATTGTAAAGAATCTTGACAATCATGAGCCTTGTTATAAAGaggcaattttttttacaaataatcttctcaattgatgttttttatgaaCGAGAAGGTTGAGTCTCTTTATAAAAACCAGACGTATGAGCTTGTTAAAGAACCACAAGACCAAAAGATTGTTGGGTGTAAATGGGTTTATAGTAGGAAAGATTGAATCTTAGGGGTTGAGGATACTAGGTTTTAAACATAACTAGTTGTTAAGGGCTTTACACAAAGAGAATTGACTTCAATTAAGTGTTCTATGTAGTTGTGAAACATAGTTCCATCTAGGTATTGCTTGCTATGATTACTTTATTTGACTTAAAGCTTGAGTAGCTAGAtgtaaaaataacttttctaCATGGTGAGCTGGAGGAGATGATCTACATGCATTATCTAGATGGTTTTATTGCTCAAAGTTAGGAAGACCATGTATGCTTATCAAAGAATTCATTGTATGGCTTGAATCAGTCATAAAGGTAGtggtataaaatatttgatactTTTATGCTTGGACACAGTTACTTTAGAAATGACAATGATAGTTGTATGTATTTCAGAAAGCTCTCAAATGGTTCATTTATGTACTTGTTAATGACATGTTGATTACCTCCAAGAACATGTATGAAATTAACAATTTGAAGAACTAATTGAGTGGTGAGTTTGAGATGAAGGATTTAGGTACAACCAATAAGATCTTAGGTATACAAATATGCAAAGATTGAAGTCCTAACAAGTTATACTTGTCACAAAGAAAGTATCTTAAGAAGGTACTTGAATGTTTTGGTATACAAGATTGCAAGCCAGTTAGTACTCTACTTACAACCCATTTTAGGTTATCTTCAACTTTGTCACCATAAACTAAGGAGGAAAAAAGCACATGTTAAATGTTTCATATGCTAGTGTAGTAAGGAGCATTATGTAtattatggtttatattcatccAGAAATTTCACATGTTGTTAGTGTGGTCAACAGGTTTATGATAAATCATGGTAAAGTTCACAAGCATGCCATGAAATGAATACTCTGCTATCTTAAAGGTACTACAGATATTGGTCTGATATATAACAGGAGTAGTGGCACTAGGAGTAATGTTAAGGGTTTTGTAGACTCAGATTATACTAGTAGTTTGGATAGAAGAAAATCACTAACAGGTTATGTTTTCACTATTTTAGAGTGTGTCATTAGTTGGAAAGAAATTTCGCAATCCattttttccttgtcaacaaTAGAGGCTGAGCATATGACATTGACAAAGGGAGTGGAAGAAACTCTATGGCTAAGAGGTTTGGTTTGTAATCTTTGTTTATCACACGAGTTGATCATTGTGCATTATAATGACTAAAGTGCTATTCATCTAGTCAAGAACCAAATGTATCATGGAAGGGTCAAACATATTGATGTCAAGTTTTACTTTATTCTAGATATCATGTCATAGGATGTTATATCAGTGAAGAAGATTGTTATAACAGAAAACCCTGCATATATATTGACAAAGCCTATCTCTGCAGTCAAGTTTAAGCATTACTTGAACTTAATTGGTTTGTGTAGTACTTGAGAGATGCTTGGTGGAGGCAATGAAAGAGGAGTTTAAGTTTCATAAGTTGACTCCATTTAAGCCAAGGTGGAGATTTATTAGGTTTATCTTAAATTGTAGCAGCTCTATGGGAGGAAATAAATACCTATGTTAACCTAAtccatataaaaaatctaaagttaTCATATTTACAAGTCAAGGCTTATTTGTGAGTGtttaaattctttatatttttatggctagatagaagagagaaaatatgaGTTTTGAGTTACTTTggaatttgaaatattttactttttcaaatgaatttttctaataatCTCATCCACAGAGTAGATTTAAGTTGCcaaactataaaaattttattagctCCTgtgtaattaattatgtttatttttttatatttttcttaaattaatttgaaattttaagattGTTTTAATTCCCAAGATTTCTATTGTGCTTCACTTTGATGACATAATGTTTAGTGGAGTTAGCCATGGGAATTGAAAGGTTTCCTAAGAGGGACTTCATAGGAATTAATAGACCATTGTAAAACTTTTAAAGAGTTaaattattcatatattatctaacccaaaaaaaaatgcttaaatactatttttcatcttttaatcgaaaattttcaaaattagatgAACTAAAGCTGTTTTACAAATGATTAGCCTCTTTTCATTCAAAAGATATTtcaaacttattaattatttaaaagagaaagaaaaaaagaacaagaagaaactaTTGTTAGTTGacctataataaattaatatgtattaattatataagtCAACTTGCAGTTAACAAGccaaaagataaaataagaataaaccACAAAACAACAACTGGAAATATAAAACCACAAAGGCTAAAGAGAATCAATCCCCAACCATGATAGAGGTTTCAAATTGAATGTCAAACTACAAAATCTTTCAATTATACCCTCCTACTATCATCTCTTAAAATCAGTCCCTAGTTGCATCTTACAAGGGAAAGCCAGGTTTTCATACGCCTAGcacataaattatattttgagtgtCAAAAACTATTTGATATCATAGATAAGAAtttgttttaagaatataatttatacaaataGAGAGTTTTCATACGCCTAATGTTTTCTTCGCAAGCTATATGTTTTCTGGTAATATGATGATGTTGTTTCAAATGAACTAATTTGATTACCAAACAAAGTTGACCTTAGTGGAAAGGGTTAGTTGTTTAAGCAAGTGGTCTCGTGTTTGAGCCCTTGTTAATGCAGCAAATTTTCTTTGGAGAAGTTCCAGTTTGGATACCCGACGTAACCTCAAAGGGAAATAGGCTATGGATGCcttgaagaataaaaaacaaccaatttGATTAGGAGTTACAATGatagaaagatttttttattcattgaggAAAGATTAGGATCAGAGGAGTCAAGAGGAAGATGAGTTTTTAAATCCAACTTCACTAGAAACTAATCCTTTTCCTTAAACAGATTGATTATTACTGGCTGCTAGCTAGAGTGGAcattgtaaatttatatatatatgttaacgAGCCGTTAACAAACCGCAAGATAAACTAAGAATAAATCACAAAACCACTACTGGAAATATAAAACAGGGAATCAAGAGACCATGGAGCCGCAGGTCCAATCGGAGGAAACAACAAAACAGCAGAGATCGTAGAtggtttttctctttaaaatacTTGAAATCAATGGTTAACCATAAGCATGACAGACACACACATGCTTCTGCTACTATAAGAACCCACAAAGACAACCCTTTCTCTTCACAACACAAGAAACACAAAGTTCGTTCAACACAAGAAACATAAAGTTCGTTCAAGACAAGAAAGAATATGTCAAGCACTGCTGGTCAAGTCATTCGTTGCAAAGGTAACTGAGAAAAGCCACTTTACTTGGTTCTCGTTTTTACATTTCTTGTTATCTTTTGTCACTTAAATAATGGGATGCGTGTAATCATCTGTAGCTGCTGTGGCATGGGAAGCTGGAAAGCCATTAGTGATGGAGGAAGTGGAGGTGGCTCCACCACAAGCTATGGAGGTTCGTTTGAAGATCCTCTTCACTTCCCTCTGCCATACTGATGTTTACTTCTGGGAAGCCAAGGTTATTAGCACTTCTATTacgatttgtttttataatctgGGTGGTTGGCCTTCTTGTGTTCTTAGAGattgataatatataattagcatGGTTAATTTGTCATGTTGCAGGGGCAAACCCCATTGTTTCCTCGCATATTTGGCCACGAAGCAGGAGGGTATGAATTTGATCCATTAGTTCATTACTTTTTGTGCTACTTCGATAAACTCATTTTATGTTGACAGTGAGGAATGGGGGAgactaatttgatattttcttttcttgtaggATTGTCGAAAGTGTTGGTGAGGGGGTGACAGACCTGAAACCCGGTGACCATGTGCTTCCTGTCTTCACAGGAGAGTGCAAGGAATGCCGACATTGCAAATCAGAGGAGAGTAATATGTGTGATCTTCTGAGGATCAACACTGACAGAGGTGTGATGTTGAATGATGGAAAGTCTAGATTTTCAATTGGAGGGCAGCCCATTTACCACTTTGTTGGTACCTCAACCTTTAGTGAGTACACTGTGGTTCATGTTGGCTGTCTTGCCAAGATCAATCCGGCTGCTCCTCTTGACAAAGTTTGTATCCTCAGCTGTGGAGTTTCAACAGGTTAGGGGCGAAATCCAATTCAATCTTTCTTCTATGGATGAAGAATTTGTAGCTTTCATGTaataaagatttgttttttttttttacctgtagGTCTTGGTGCCACCTTGAACGTTGCAAAACCGAAGAAAGGCTCGTCAGTAGCCATTTTTGGACTAGGAGCTGTAGGCCTTGCAGTAAGTTTCTTTTCCAATACAAGATTAGCGAGCAATTTTCCTATTCAGAATGTGGATGCTGATGCAAAACTTGTTCGTGTTGTTTCTATATCACAGGCTGCTGAAGGGGCTCGAATTGCTGGTGCTTCAAGAATCATTGGTGTCGATTTGAATTCCAATAGGTTCAATGAAGGTGAGAGGAGCATTTACTGAGATCAAATTGCAATGCATCCACTGCTGAGTGCTcctctaaaattatatattgactgATATACATTTAGCACAGTCAAATAGCCTATAACATGAAACTGATAAAATTAAGTAGCCTGAGTGTTGATTCTTGGTAATAATGTTGCCCATTGAGTCACGTTCTCTCTGTTGTATTTGTAGCTGCTTTCTGATGCTCATTCTTGTTCTTTGTCAACAGCCAAGAAATTCGGTGTCACGGAGTTTGTAAACCCAAAAGATTATAAGAAGCCTGTTCAAGAGGTTAGTGAGATAGTGGATCATGGTTTGAGAAACAAGCGTGTGTGGATCTCTCAAGTCTGTTCTAAATTTGATTCCATGTCTTTAGGTGATAGCTGAGATGACCAACGGAGGAGTTGATCGAAGTGTCGAGTGCACTGGAAGTATTAATGCCATGATTTCTGCCTTTGAATGTGTCCATGATGTAATTTTCGATGAATTCTTTTCAGTCATTGAAAGTCAAAAAGAGAATCACCGAGTTAATATGCTTAACATTCTTGACGTTTTGCTTGCTTTGCAGGGATGGGGTGTTGCTGTACTTGTTGGTGTGCCCAACAAAGATGATTCTTTCAAAACCCATCCAATGAGTTTCCTGAATGAGAAGACTCTCAAGGGTACCTTCTTTGGCAACTACAAACCGCGCTCCGACCTTCCTTCAGTGGTTGAAATGTACATGAACAAGGTATATCTGAGTTCCCATTAATCTCACTCGGTATGCAGTATACGAATATATTTCTGTATATGTAGTCGAATTATGGTCCCTGTGAAATTTCTTCGTGGAAACTTGAAGGTAAAATTAATTGGTCAAAACAACAAACTAAAATGATCGAAATTGATTACTGGGAATGAAACTTCTTAGCCTTCTTTGCTAGCGCAATGCAAATAGCACTCTGGGGATAGCTCTGGCTGCTACTAGCTAAATGTACCAGTGGTTTTGTAAATGTGAGAGCTGGTTCcaccacactaccaaacacagGCTCAACACCATTGCTTGGATCTTGAAACTCTTGTGTGAAGAAACAAAACAGTAGCTATTCCTCTATTCAGTTTTGATGCATTCCTTGCAATCAATTGTTAACCTCAGCAGTTGTGATGTTACAGGAGCTTGAGCTGGAGAAATTCATCACCCATGAGGTCCCTTTCTCAGAAATCAACAAGGCTTTTGACTACATGCTTAGTGGAGCAAGTCTCAGGTGTATCATCCGCATGGAAGCGTAAAAGAAGACTGGTTTGTCCGTCTGAATGTGAGaaggaaacaataaaatcatgtttggCATTGTTAAATGTTGAACAAAGTTGGTGATGTTTTAGTTTCTTCCAGTAAATTTCTTGTATTGTAAATGGCACATTAGCTTCCCAGTTCAGGCATGTACAGATAAATCAAAGCTTCAAGTGTTTTTCTGACTTCAGCTTGTGTCTTTCTAATTCTATGTCTCTGCATATATGAGAAGTAATGTCCCAACAAGTAACATTAATCACATGTCTTTTACTGTATTTCCATTTATCCACGTAGTTTTTGCTGTCTTCCTATCTCATAGAAGTCTTTGCTAGCACTTTCATATCTTTGTATGCGAGTAGAAGGGTCTGTATTACcagtttctgttttttctttttccattttgcGCTAGTGAATCGATGTCACCATGTTTTTATACATGGCAGCGAAATTTCGAACCCTGGGGCTAAATCACTTTAGTCGGAATTGTTATTGCTTTCGCAATAGCTTAGGCTTGAAACTTTGAGAACTTTATGTCCAAAATGCTTTCCCTATACAGTGAGCTTGATAAGAACATTTATGCAGAGCAGCCAACTGGGTATGTTTCTCAAACTCAATCAGGTATTGTGCTTAACAAAGATGTTTATGGGCTAAAACAAGTTTCAAGAGCTTGTTTGTCAAGGCTTGTCCTTTGGTATGTGAACGACAATGATTGTGAaagctcattaacaaacactaaaAAGGTGTGGGATAGATAATGTGGCAAAATTAATGTTCATTCCCTCACATTTCAATGTAGATTTTTGGTGGTATTCGAaatcttcaaaatataattatgactttattatatatcataaacaaaataaatttttagtatGATTgtgaaaatcaagtcaaattcaataaaaattttgtttaatttttctataatatactgaaaaaaaagggggatttaaataaaaaataataaattgatatgtatTTAACTCAGTTCAAGGGTCCACGCATCCATTcctataaatttattgatcatcgaagtaaaataaataatctttcacgtcaagaaaataaattcgaTATTccttaaagcataaaaaaatcgATGAGATTAcgagtaaattaattagatacAACTCTCTAATCAATTTTGTATTAGACAAAGCTCTCTAACTAATTTCTTATTATCAagcaaatttaatattgaaagcaaTTCTCATTCACTCGATCGGTAATAACCTTAGGAGTAAAGTCTGTGAAATTATTCTAAGCAAACgttcaaaaacttgaaaatttaacttaatttaatcttttctgATAAATCAATATGAGATTAAAACTAGAAAGCATCCATATcatctcaaaacaatttaataaacttgaataaCAATCGACAGCATAATtctgaacaagaaaaaataaatacttgaatatGAAATAATTACAATGATAATAGTACTTCTCGTAATTTGCTAATGGAGATGATGTGTATTCCTTTTGAACTGAAAGCCAAAAATTAGTTCATAGCTGctggaaaattaacaaaaacggAGAATAAAAGAATGTTGCAGAGCCCCTATTTCAGCCGTGTTCTGCTCTATTTATTCTCTCCCGTAGTTGCCAAATTTCTTCGGAATTCTTAGGCTAATTAGAAGTCCTTATGCTACTTAAttccttccttctttctctAGTCCTTAAGGTTGgttaaatccctcagaatttgtgttgaaaatagACTATGTAGTCACAACGCTGCAGTAATTCTACTTTTGCTACAACTTAGACTTtgtttctgacttggtttcttgCAATATCCGATCATCCTAGCTGTATTGTTTCATTCATAGCATGTTAGAGGCTTGATCTACACCTTTCTTGGGTTCTAAGACCCACCATTTCTATGTCAGACTCTCAGCCGTAGTGGGATGCTGGGCACCATTAGTTTCCCCATCAGATCAGGAGACTAATCTTGTCCTTCAGATTGCGTCTAGATTTTCACCTTCAAAACGATTTTATCTGACCTAGTATTCTTCATAAAAGTTATAGTCCTGGATGTGTAAATgattttgggcttttgaatcgcatgattttgatgtttgagGCTCAAGATATGTTTGTTTGAATCTGTGGTGTGAAAGTAGAGAATCTTGTTGCAAGTAGAATTTCTGCCTGATTTTGCAGGTCTGATTATAGGTCCAAATGATCTCGGATTTTTTCCTATAATACCTGTCCAGAAAGCTTGATATGTACTTTAACAATTTGGTCACTCTCTCTAATGGGGTCAACACCAACACTTTTTCTTGTTACTTCTTCTCCCTGACTACATTTTTCACCAACCATTAATATAAAACTTACAAGAATACCAACTACTATGATATTTGTGTTTCATCTATCAAACCTAATATCATAAGCACAAAAGCAGACGCCAAAAGTTCTAGCACTTATCATGAATGGTGTTGGAATGGCTAATGCCATAGCCACATCATCTTGTTTGTCATGTCAAATATTGCTTAGGACTACACCAAATGACCCCATCTTGAAGAAGGTGCTAAAAGAATGTGCAGACAAGTAGAGTAATGTGTTGCTGATGCTCTTCGAGATTCAGTTCAAGATCTGGTAACGGAGTCTTGTGATTATGCTTATATGCATGTCATGGGTGCCTCAGATTATCCAAATGCTTGCCATAATGCATTTAGAAGGTACCCTGAATTGGTTTTTCCTTCTGAGCTTGCACATGGAGAAAGGATAGTTTGAAGCATATAAGTGATGTGGGTTTGAGAATCATTGATCATCTTGGTTGGTGATTAATATGTATCCATTTTCGAATATAGAGGCAATTATTTGCAATAAATCTACCCCGagtcatttttctcttttttttcagctttttttttaatgaaaatcagAGAAACTTGCTCATCTCTCaaagtt from Populus trichocarpa isolate Nisqually-1 chromosome 5, P.trichocarpa_v4.1, whole genome shotgun sequence includes these protein-coding regions:
- the LOC18099029 gene encoding alcohol dehydrogenase, coding for MSSTAGQVIRCKAAVAWEAGKPLVMEEVEVAPPQAMEVRLKILFTSLCHTDVYFWEAKGQTPLFPRIFGHEAGGIVESVGEGVTDLKPGDHVLPVFTGECKECRHCKSEESNMCDLLRINTDRGVMLNDGKSRFSIGGQPIYHFVGTSTFSEYTVVHVGCLAKINPAAPLDKVCILSCGVSTGLGATLNVAKPKKGSSVAIFGLGAVGLAAAEGARIAGASRIIGVDLNSNRFNEAKKFGVTEFVNPKDYKKPVQEVIAEMTNGGVDRSVECTGSINAMISAFECVHDGWGVAVLVGVPNKDDSFKTHPMSFLNEKTLKGTFFGNYKPRSDLPSVVEMYMNKELELEKFITHEVPFSEINKAFDYMLSGASLRCIIRMEA
- the LOC18109540 gene encoding alcohol dehydrogenase, with product MSSTAGQVIRCKAAVAWEAGKPLVMEEVEVAPPQAMEVRLKILFTSLCHTDVYFWEAKGQTPLFPRIFGHEAGGIVESVGEGVTDLKPGDHVLPVFTGECKECRHCKSEESNMCDLLRINTDRGVMLNDGKSRFSIRGQPIYHFVGTSTFSEYTVVHVGCLAKINPAAPLDKVCILSCGVSTGLGATLNVAKPKKGSSVAIFGLGAVGLAAAEGARIAGASRIIGVDLNSNRFNEAKKFGVTEFVNPKDYKKPVQEVIAEMTNGGVDRSVECTGSINAMISAFECVHDGWGVAVLVGVPNKDDSFKTHPMSFLNEKTLKGTFFGNYKPRSDLPSVVEMYMNKELELEKFITHEVPFSEINKAFDYMLSGASLRCIIRMEA